A genome region from Nitrospirota bacterium includes the following:
- a CDS encoding iron-sulfur cluster assembly accessory protein yields the protein MRAPGSNLGLRALSFLPRWVILGGRKLIGGTECLRFPKSLPKAEWGLRIYTAGGGCCGPAYGMDVEETPQAGDEVVEKNGLRVFADQQTFQNLTGMEMDFVDDGVNQGFVIKGQNPEPPSCGCAGGSCG from the coding sequence ATGAGAGCCCCGGGCTCCAATCTCGGGCTCCGCGCCTTGTCATTTCTCCCCCGATGGGTTATCCTAGGAGGGAGAAAACTCATTGGAGGTACGGAATGTTTACGATTTCCGAAATCGCTGCCGAAGGCCGAGTGGGGCCTGAGAATATACACGGCCGGCGGCGGCTGCTGCGGGCCGGCCTACGGGATGGACGTGGAAGAGACTCCCCAGGCGGGGGACGAAGTGGTGGAGAAGAACGGCCTCCGGGTCTTTGCCGACCAGCAGACCTTCCAGAACCTCACCGGCATGGAGATGGACTTCGTGGACGACGGCGTCAACCAGGGTTTCGTCATCAAGGGGCAGAACCCCGAGCCGCCGTCCTGCGGGTGCGCGGGCGGTTCCTGCGGCTAA
- the hemB gene encoding porphobilinogen synthase, with product MFPVHRPRRLRQNEVIRRMVRETRLGVEDFIYPLFVTEGKGARKPISSMPGCFQESVDELVQNAREVHALGIPAVLLFGIPEHKDEVGSGAYDEKGVVQEAVRALKDAVPDLYVITDVCLCEYTSHGHCGVVEAGRVLNDPTLELLAREALSHARAGADMVAPSDMMDGRVEAIRDALDEHGFPDVPVMSYAAKYASAFYGPFREAAESTPEFGDRRSYQMDPPNRREALKEVELDIEEGADIVMVKPALAYLDVISDVREAFDLPVAAYNVSGEYSLVKAAAQMGWVDETAAMMEILTAIKRAGADLILTYHAKDAARLLNA from the coding sequence ATGTTTCCCGTACACAGGCCCAGGAGGCTCAGGCAGAACGAGGTCATCAGGAGGATGGTCCGGGAGACCCGCCTGGGCGTCGAGGATTTCATCTACCCCCTCTTCGTCACCGAGGGCAAGGGGGCGCGCAAGCCCATCTCCTCCATGCCGGGCTGCTTCCAGGAATCCGTTGACGAGCTTGTACAAAACGCCCGCGAGGTTCACGCGCTGGGCATACCCGCCGTCCTGCTTTTCGGCATCCCCGAGCACAAGGACGAGGTGGGCTCCGGGGCCTACGACGAGAAGGGCGTGGTGCAGGAGGCCGTACGCGCCCTCAAGGACGCGGTCCCCGACCTTTACGTCATCACCGACGTCTGCCTCTGCGAGTACACCAGCCACGGGCACTGCGGCGTTGTCGAGGCCGGCAGGGTCCTGAACGACCCGACCCTCGAGCTTCTGGCCCGCGAGGCCCTCTCCCACGCCCGGGCCGGCGCCGACATGGTGGCCCCCTCGGACATGATGGACGGCCGCGTGGAGGCCATCCGCGACGCCCTGGACGAGCACGGATTTCCCGACGTGCCGGTCATGAGCTACGCGGCCAAGTACGCCAGCGCCTTCTACGGCCCCTTCCGCGAGGCCGCTGAGTCCACCCCCGAGTTCGGCGACCGCAGGAGCTACCAGATGGACCCCCCGAACAGGCGGGAGGCGCTGAAGGAGGTGGAGCTGGACATCGAGGAAGGCGCCGACATCGTCATGGTCAAGCCGGCCCTGGCCTACCTGGACGTCATCAGCGACGTCAGGGAGGCCTTCGACCTCCCGGTGGCCGCCTACAACGTCAGCGGGGAGTACTCCCTGGTGAAGGCCGCCGCCCAGATGGGCTGGGTGGACGAGACGGCGGCGATGATGGAGATACTGACGGCCATCAAGCGTGCCGGGGCGGACCTCATCCTCACCTACCACGCCAAGGACGCCGCCAGGCTCCTGAACGCGTAG